A stretch of Amycolatopsis balhimycina FH 1894 DNA encodes these proteins:
- a CDS encoding ABC transporter substrate-binding protein, translated as MSKKTWAALAAIAAISLSGCASTATQNAGTSSSGGSGTKVSIMVGGLNKQIYLPFMLAQRLGYYQQQGLNVTLQDEGAGVDATTNMVAGKVDGVGGFYDHTIAMQGLGQQMESVVSMLTTPGEVELCRNEVKDKIKSPADWAGKNLGVTDIGSSTDFLTQYLAQKNGVDPAGIHRIGVQSGSTLIGAMQHGNVDCAMTTEPTVSTLMATGTAYILLDMRTADGTAKQLGGEYPATSLYMTTDYVSKHPETVQKLVNAYVETLKWIQTHTGADVAATMPADYYAGSGKDAYIKAFDNEKGIYNPTGIMPPTGPPTNLKVLQAFNPDVKGKAIDLTKTYTNQFVQASK; from the coding sequence GTGTCCAAGAAGACGTGGGCCGCGCTGGCGGCCATCGCCGCGATCAGCCTGTCCGGGTGCGCGTCCACCGCCACGCAGAACGCCGGAACCAGCAGCTCCGGCGGCAGCGGTACCAAGGTGAGCATCATGGTCGGCGGCCTGAACAAGCAGATCTACCTGCCCTTCATGCTCGCCCAACGGCTCGGCTACTACCAGCAGCAGGGGCTCAACGTCACGCTGCAGGACGAAGGTGCCGGCGTCGACGCCACCACGAACATGGTGGCCGGCAAGGTCGACGGCGTCGGCGGCTTCTACGACCACACCATCGCCATGCAGGGCCTCGGGCAGCAGATGGAGTCCGTGGTGTCGATGCTGACCACCCCCGGCGAGGTCGAGCTCTGCCGCAACGAGGTGAAGGACAAGATCAAGTCCCCGGCCGACTGGGCCGGGAAGAACCTCGGCGTCACCGACATCGGGTCCTCCACCGACTTCCTCACCCAGTACCTGGCGCAGAAGAACGGCGTCGACCCGGCGGGCATCCACCGCATCGGGGTGCAGTCCGGCTCGACCCTGATCGGCGCGATGCAGCACGGTAACGTCGACTGCGCGATGACGACCGAGCCGACGGTGTCCACCCTGATGGCGACCGGCACGGCCTACATCCTGCTCGACATGCGCACCGCGGACGGGACGGCCAAGCAACTCGGCGGCGAGTACCCGGCGACGTCGCTGTACATGACCACGGACTACGTGTCGAAGCACCCCGAAACCGTCCAGAAGCTGGTCAACGCCTACGTCGAGACCCTGAAGTGGATCCAGACCCACACCGGCGCCGACGTGGCCGCCACGATGCCGGCGGACTACTACGCCGGCTCGGGCAAGGACGCCTACATCAAGGCCTTCGACAACGAGAAGGGCATCTACAACCCGACCGGCATCATGCCGCCGACCGGGCCGCCCACCAACCTCAAGGTGCTGCAGGCGTTCAACCCCGACGTCAAGGGCAAGGCCATCGATCTCACCAAGACCTACACCAACCAGTTCGTCCAAGCGAGCAAGTAG